One genomic window of Streptomyces sp. WP-1 includes the following:
- a CDS encoding CbtB-domain containing protein, which yields MSSLSAPAALPTPVVLPATKAVLWLVGTALFALAIYYFIGVDQGAYSVFGKDMHVHEFVHDARHFLGFPCH from the coding sequence ATGAGCAGTCTGTCCGCGCCCGCCGCACTCCCCACACCCGTCGTCCTCCCGGCCACGAAAGCCGTGCTCTGGCTGGTCGGCACCGCGCTGTTCGCGCTGGCGATCTACTACTTCATCGGGGTCGACCAGGGCGCCTACTCCGTCTTCGGCAAGGACATGCACGTCCACGAGTTCGTGCACGACGCCCGCCACTTCCTGGGCTTCCCCTGCCACTGA
- a CDS encoding enoyl-CoA hydratase — protein sequence MSTEYETIRVERKGRTALLTLDRPKALNALNLQVMNEVVAATEALDRDPDCGCVVITGSAKAFAAGADIKEMSAQGYMDMYLADWFTAWDRLGQLRTPTVAAVAGYALGGGCELAMLCDILLAADTAVFGQPEIKLGVIPGIGGSQRLTRAVGKAKAMELVLTGRTMDAAEAERAGLVSRIVPAAELLAEALAVAEVVAGMSLPVAMMAKEAVGRAFETTLAEGVRFERRLFHAVFATADQKEGMAAFADKRAPEFRHR from the coding sequence ATGAGCACCGAGTACGAGACGATCCGGGTCGAGCGCAAGGGCCGTACCGCCCTGCTCACCCTCGACCGCCCCAAGGCCCTGAACGCCCTGAACCTCCAGGTCATGAACGAGGTCGTGGCCGCCACCGAGGCGCTGGACCGGGACCCGGACTGCGGCTGCGTGGTGATCACCGGCTCGGCGAAGGCGTTCGCCGCGGGCGCCGACATCAAGGAGATGAGCGCGCAGGGGTACATGGACATGTACCTGGCCGACTGGTTCACCGCCTGGGACCGGCTCGGACAGCTGCGCACCCCGACCGTCGCCGCGGTCGCCGGGTACGCCCTCGGCGGCGGCTGCGAGCTGGCCATGCTCTGCGACATCCTGCTCGCCGCCGACACCGCCGTCTTCGGGCAGCCCGAGATCAAACTCGGGGTGATCCCGGGTATCGGCGGCTCCCAGCGGCTGACCCGGGCCGTCGGCAAGGCCAAGGCCATGGAGCTGGTGCTGACCGGCCGCACCATGGACGCCGCCGAGGCCGAGCGCGCCGGACTCGTCTCCCGGATCGTCCCGGCCGCCGAACTGCTCGCCGAGGCCCTCGCCGTCGCGGAGGTCGTCGCCGGGATGTCGCTGCCGGTGGCGATGATGGCCAAGGAGGCGGTGGGCCGGGCCTTCGAGACCACCCTCGCGGAGGGCGTCCGCTTCGAACGGCGGCTGTTCCACGCGGTGTTCGCGACCGCCGACCAGAAGGAGGGGATGGCCGCCTTCGCGGACAAGCGAGCGCCGGAGTTCCGGCACCGGTGA
- the mmsB gene encoding 3-hydroxyisobutyrate dehydrogenase — translation MSGQGPAGGAVPASRRTVAFVGLGHMGGPMAANLVRAGHRVRGHDLAPEALAAAARAGVEPAGSAAEAVADADTVITMLPAGRHVLDLYDTLLPAARPGTLFVDCSTIDVADARTAQDRAVAAGMRALDAPVSGGVVGAEAGTLTFMAGGGETEFACARPLLDVMGGKAVHCGGPGAGQAAKICNNMILGVSMIAVSEAFVLGERLGLSHQALFDVASTASGQCWALSVNCPVPGPVPASPANRDYRPGFAAALMAKDLGLAANAVRAGGVRAELGLRAAELYADYAERAGAAEDFSGIVRTIREQSGERA, via the coding sequence GTGAGCGGGCAGGGCCCGGCCGGCGGAGCCGTCCCGGCGAGCCGTCGCACCGTCGCCTTCGTCGGGCTCGGGCACATGGGTGGCCCCATGGCCGCCAACCTGGTCAGGGCCGGGCACCGGGTACGCGGCCACGACCTGGCGCCCGAGGCCCTGGCGGCCGCCGCGCGGGCGGGGGTGGAGCCCGCCGGATCCGCCGCCGAGGCGGTGGCCGACGCGGACACCGTGATCACCATGCTCCCCGCCGGCCGCCATGTCCTGGACCTCTACGACACCCTGCTCCCGGCGGCCCGGCCCGGCACCCTCTTCGTCGACTGCTCCACCATCGACGTCGCCGACGCCCGCACCGCCCAGGACCGCGCCGTCGCCGCCGGGATGCGGGCGCTGGACGCACCCGTATCCGGCGGAGTGGTCGGCGCCGAGGCCGGCACACTGACCTTCATGGCCGGTGGCGGGGAGACCGAGTTCGCCTGCGCCCGGCCCCTGCTGGACGTCATGGGCGGCAAGGCCGTGCACTGCGGCGGCCCCGGTGCCGGGCAGGCGGCGAAGATCTGCAACAACATGATCCTCGGCGTCTCCATGATCGCCGTGAGCGAGGCGTTCGTCCTCGGCGAGCGCCTCGGGCTGTCCCACCAGGCCCTGTTCGACGTCGCGTCCACGGCCTCCGGGCAGTGCTGGGCGCTCAGCGTCAACTGCCCGGTCCCGGGCCCGGTCCCGGCGAGCCCCGCCAACCGGGACTACCGGCCCGGCTTCGCCGCCGCGCTCATGGCCAAGGACCTGGGACTCGCCGCCAACGCGGTCAGGGCGGGCGGGGTGCGCGCCGAACTCGGACTCAGAGCGGCCGAGTTGTACGCCGACTACGCCGAACGGGCCGGTGCCGCCGAGGACTTCTCGGGCATCGTACGCACCATCAGGGAACAGAGCGGAGAACGGGCATGA
- a CDS encoding enoyl-CoA hydratase/isomerase family protein, giving the protein MSNDTGEPVLLRTGGRAARIILNRPRALNALTHEMVTRIDAALTDWEHDPAVRTVVVSGAGGRGLCAGGDIRAIHDDARDGDGTASAAFWRDEYHLNARTARYPKPYVALMDGIVMGGGVGVSAHGGVRVVTERSRIAMPETGIGFIPDVGGTYLLSRTPGELGTHLALTGNQIGAGDALLCGLADHYVPSAALDALLDDLGWMPVPDALARHEQQAPQGRLAEQRSWIDACYRADSVEEIVERLFAHGGTEAKETAETLLAKSPTALKVTLAAVRRARRLGTLEEVLDQEYRVSCAGLRSPDLVEGVRAQIIDKDRDPHWSPATLAEVTDADVERFFAPLGDRELGLAGPGGTTEAAR; this is encoded by the coding sequence ATGAGCAACGACACCGGGGAACCCGTCCTCCTGCGCACCGGCGGCCGGGCCGCCCGGATCATCCTCAACCGGCCCCGGGCCCTCAACGCCCTCACCCACGAGATGGTCACCCGCATCGACGCGGCGCTGACCGACTGGGAGCACGATCCCGCCGTGCGGACCGTCGTCGTCAGCGGCGCCGGGGGCCGGGGACTGTGCGCGGGCGGCGACATCCGCGCCATCCACGACGACGCCCGGGACGGCGACGGCACCGCGTCGGCCGCGTTCTGGCGGGACGAGTACCACCTCAACGCGCGTACCGCCCGCTACCCCAAGCCGTACGTCGCCCTCATGGACGGCATCGTGATGGGCGGCGGGGTCGGCGTCTCCGCGCACGGCGGCGTCCGTGTCGTCACCGAGCGCTCGCGGATCGCCATGCCGGAGACGGGGATCGGCTTCATCCCGGACGTCGGCGGCACCTACCTCCTCTCCCGCACCCCCGGCGAGCTGGGCACGCACCTGGCCCTGACGGGAAACCAGATCGGCGCCGGTGACGCCCTGTTGTGCGGACTCGCCGACCACTACGTCCCCTCCGCCGCCCTGGACGCCCTGCTGGACGACCTCGGCTGGATGCCCGTGCCCGATGCTCTGGCGCGGCATGAACAGCAGGCCCCACAGGGCAGGTTGGCCGAGCAGCGGAGCTGGATCGACGCCTGCTATCGCGCCGACTCCGTCGAGGAGATCGTCGAGCGGCTGTTCGCGCACGGCGGCACGGAGGCGAAGGAGACGGCCGAGACCCTGCTCGCCAAGTCGCCCACCGCGCTCAAGGTCACCCTGGCCGCCGTCCGCCGCGCCCGGCGGCTCGGGACCCTGGAGGAGGTCCTCGACCAGGAGTACCGCGTCTCGTGCGCCGGGCTGAGGAGCCCCGACCTGGTGGAGGGCGTCCGCGCCCAGATCATCGACAAGGACCGCGACCCGCACTGGTCACCGGCGACCCTGGCCGAGGTCACCGACGCCGACGTGGAGCGCTTCTTCGCCCCGCTCGGCGACCGCGAACTCGGGCTCGCGGGGCCCGGCGGTACGACGGAGGCGGCGCGGTGA
- a CDS encoding acyl-CoA dehydrogenase family protein, whose protein sequence is MTTTLLTEDQRALVETTLDFAQDHLAPHALDWDRDHHFPVDVLRKAAGLGLGGVYVREQHGGSALTRADGVLVFETLASGCPAIAGYLSIHNMVAWMIDRYGDDAQRERWLPRLCAMDDLASYCLTEPGAGSDAAALTTRAVPDGGHYVLTGVKQFISGAGAAQVYVVMARTGESGARGISAFLVDKDDPGISFGPDERKMGWHAQPTRQVVLDGVRIPADRLLGRAGEGFRIAMNGLNGGRLGIAACSLGGARSALDRSLAHLADREAFGARLLDAQALRFRLADMATELTAARALVQQAARALDAGDPQAPYLCAMAKRFATDTGYAVADRALQLHGGYGYLAEYGIEKIVRDLRVHQILEGTNEIMRVIVARGLTEALG, encoded by the coding sequence ATGACCACCACCCTGCTCACCGAGGACCAGCGAGCCCTCGTCGAGACCACCCTCGACTTCGCCCAGGACCACCTCGCCCCGCACGCCCTGGACTGGGACCGCGACCACCACTTCCCCGTCGACGTCCTGCGCAAGGCCGCGGGGCTCGGCCTCGGCGGCGTCTACGTCCGCGAACAGCACGGCGGCTCCGCCCTCACCCGGGCCGACGGCGTGCTCGTCTTCGAGACCCTGGCCTCCGGCTGCCCCGCCATCGCCGGATACCTGTCCATCCACAACATGGTCGCCTGGATGATCGACCGCTACGGCGACGACGCCCAGCGCGAACGGTGGCTGCCCCGGCTGTGCGCCATGGACGACCTCGCGAGCTACTGCCTGACCGAACCCGGCGCCGGCTCCGACGCGGCCGCCCTCACCACCCGCGCCGTACCCGACGGCGGCCACTACGTGCTCACCGGCGTCAAGCAGTTCATCTCCGGCGCGGGCGCCGCCCAGGTGTACGTGGTGATGGCCCGCACCGGCGAATCCGGCGCCCGCGGCATCTCCGCGTTCCTCGTCGACAAGGACGACCCCGGCATTTCGTTCGGCCCGGACGAACGCAAGATGGGCTGGCACGCCCAGCCCACCCGCCAGGTCGTCCTGGACGGCGTCCGCATCCCCGCCGACCGGCTCCTCGGCCGCGCGGGCGAGGGCTTCCGGATCGCGATGAACGGCCTGAACGGCGGCCGGCTCGGCATCGCCGCCTGCTCCCTCGGCGGCGCCCGCAGCGCCCTGGACCGCAGCCTCGCCCACCTCGCCGACCGGGAGGCGTTCGGCGCCCGTCTCCTCGACGCCCAGGCCCTGCGCTTCCGCCTCGCCGACATGGCGACCGAGCTGACCGCCGCCCGCGCCCTGGTCCAGCAGGCCGCCCGCGCCCTGGACGCCGGGGACCCGCAGGCGCCGTACCTGTGCGCCATGGCGAAGCGGTTCGCCACCGACACCGGGTACGCGGTCGCCGACCGCGCCCTGCAACTGCACGGCGGATACGGCTACCTCGCCGAGTACGGCATTGAGAAGATCGTCCGCGACCTTCGCGTCCACCAGATCCTGGAAGGAACCAACGAGATCATGCGCGTCATCGTGGCCCGCGGCCTGACGGAGGCCCTCGGATGA
- a CDS encoding CoA-acylating methylmalonate-semialdehyde dehydrogenase, whose product MIRPQAPSVVRELTHFVDGKHVPGTSGAHGEVYDPNTGEVQALVPLADRAETTAAIASAAEAQRAWAEWNPQRRARVLLRFLQLAEQEKDALARLLSAEHGKTVADAHGDLRRGLDVVEFAAGIPHLLKGEFSDNAGTGIDVHSLRAPLGVIAGITPFNFPAMIPLWQAAPALACGNAFVLKPSERNPSVPLRLAELFLEAGLPPGVLTVVNGARDAVDTLLEDPRVAALGFVGSTPVAAHVYATAAAHGKRAQCFGGAKNHLVVMPDADLDQAVDALIGAGYGSAGERCMAISVAVPVGEATADALVARLAERIAALRIGRSDDPEADFGPLVAPEALRRVREYVDLGVREGAELVVDGRDFVLPGHERGFFAGASLFDRVTPDMRIHQEEIFGPVLSVVRAADYEEALRLPSEHLYGNGVAIFTRDGDTARDFTRRVDTGMVGVNVPIPVPVAHHTFGGWKRSGFGDLGQHGPDAIRFCTRTKTVTSRWPAGRREGASFTIPTMG is encoded by the coding sequence ATGATCCGTCCCCAAGCCCCCTCTGTCGTACGCGAGTTGACCCATTTCGTCGACGGCAAGCACGTCCCGGGCACCTCCGGGGCCCACGGCGAGGTGTACGACCCCAACACCGGCGAGGTCCAGGCCCTCGTACCGCTCGCCGACCGCGCCGAGACCACGGCGGCGATCGCCTCCGCCGCCGAGGCGCAGCGCGCCTGGGCCGAGTGGAACCCGCAGCGCCGCGCCCGCGTCCTGCTGCGCTTCCTCCAGCTCGCCGAGCAGGAGAAGGACGCGCTGGCCCGGCTGCTGTCGGCCGAGCACGGCAAGACCGTCGCCGACGCCCACGGCGACCTTCGGCGCGGCCTGGACGTCGTGGAGTTCGCCGCCGGCATCCCGCATCTGCTCAAGGGCGAGTTCAGCGACAACGCGGGCACCGGCATCGATGTGCACTCGCTGCGCGCACCCCTCGGTGTCATCGCGGGCATCACGCCGTTCAACTTCCCCGCCATGATCCCGCTCTGGCAGGCCGCACCCGCGCTGGCCTGCGGCAACGCCTTCGTCCTCAAGCCCTCCGAGCGCAACCCCTCCGTGCCGCTGCGGCTCGCCGAACTCTTCCTGGAGGCGGGCCTGCCGCCCGGCGTGCTCACTGTCGTCAACGGCGCCCGGGACGCCGTGGACACCCTCCTCGAAGACCCGCGCGTCGCCGCCCTCGGCTTCGTCGGTTCCACCCCCGTCGCCGCGCACGTGTACGCCACCGCCGCCGCCCACGGCAAGCGCGCCCAGTGCTTCGGCGGCGCCAAGAACCACCTCGTCGTGATGCCGGACGCCGACCTGGACCAGGCGGTCGACGCGCTGATCGGCGCCGGGTACGGCTCGGCCGGTGAACGCTGCATGGCCATCTCGGTCGCCGTGCCGGTCGGCGAGGCCACCGCCGACGCCCTCGTCGCCCGGCTCGCCGAACGCATCGCCGCCCTGCGTATCGGCCGCAGCGACGACCCCGAGGCCGACTTCGGCCCGCTGGTCGCCCCCGAGGCCCTGCGCCGGGTCCGCGAGTACGTCGACCTCGGGGTCCGGGAGGGCGCCGAACTTGTCGTGGACGGACGGGACTTCGTGCTCCCCGGCCACGAGAGGGGCTTCTTCGCCGGGGCCTCGCTCTTCGACCGGGTCACCCCGGACATGCGGATCCACCAGGAGGAGATCTTCGGCCCGGTCCTCTCGGTCGTCCGCGCGGCCGACTACGAGGAGGCCCTGCGCCTGCCCAGCGAGCATCTTTACGGCAACGGCGTCGCGATCTTCACCCGCGACGGGGACACCGCCCGCGACTTCACCCGGCGGGTGGACACCGGCATGGTCGGCGTGAACGTGCCCATCCCGGTGCCCGTCGCCCACCACACCTTCGGCGGCTGGAAGCGCTCCGGCTTCGGCGACCTCGGCCAGCACGGCCCGGACGCGATCCGCTTCTGCACCCGCACCAAGACCGTCACCTCCCGCTGGCCCGCCGGCCGCCGCGAGGGTGCCTCCTTCACGATCCCCACGATGGGCTGA
- a CDS encoding sterol desaturase family protein — protein sequence MIPAVVYAIPAFVLLVVVEALSYRFLPDDDERGYELRDTVTSMSMGAGSQVIAVPWKAATIVVYAAAYTAVPWHLPPSSGWTWLLLFFGDDLAYYAYHRAHHRVRVLWASHVVHHSSLRYNLSTALRQTWTPMTGLPFWLPLALLGVPPWMILVQQAVSLVYQFFLHTERVDRLWRPVEWFFNTPSHHRVHHGSNQVYLDRNYGGILIVWDRLFRTFEPEGERVVYGLTKNIGTYNLAWVAFHEYAAAWRDVRAAVRWRDRVGYVFGPPGWSPRQSMR from the coding sequence GTGATCCCCGCCGTGGTCTACGCGATCCCGGCGTTCGTGCTGCTGGTCGTCGTGGAGGCGCTGTCGTACCGCTTCCTGCCGGACGACGACGAGCGCGGGTACGAGCTGCGCGACACCGTCACCAGCATGTCCATGGGCGCGGGCAGCCAGGTCATCGCGGTGCCGTGGAAGGCCGCGACGATCGTGGTCTACGCCGCCGCGTACACCGCCGTCCCCTGGCATCTGCCGCCGTCCTCCGGCTGGACCTGGCTGCTGCTGTTCTTCGGCGACGACCTCGCCTACTACGCCTACCACCGGGCCCACCACCGGGTACGGGTGCTGTGGGCGAGCCATGTGGTCCACCACTCCAGCCTGCGCTACAACCTGTCCACCGCGCTGCGCCAGACCTGGACGCCGATGACCGGCCTGCCGTTCTGGCTGCCGCTGGCGCTGCTCGGCGTGCCGCCGTGGATGATCCTGGTCCAGCAGGCGGTCAGCCTCGTCTACCAGTTCTTCCTGCACACCGAGCGGGTGGACAGGCTGTGGCGCCCCGTCGAGTGGTTCTTCAACACGCCCTCCCACCACCGCGTCCACCACGGCTCCAACCAGGTCTACCTGGACCGCAATTACGGCGGCATCCTCATCGTCTGGGACCGGCTGTTCCGCACGTTCGAGCCGGAGGGGGAGCGGGTGGTGTACGGCCTGACGAAGAACATCGGCACGTACAACCTGGCGTGGGTGGCCTTCCACGAGTACGCGGCCGCCTGGCGCGACGTCCGGGCGGCGGTGCGGTGGCGGGACCGGGTCGGATATGTGTTCGGGCCGCCGGGCTGGTCACCCCGCCAGTCGATGAGATGA
- a CDS encoding FadR/GntR family transcriptional regulator yields MTEGHIRREAVSDQLFALLRDRILGGALPAGGALTAERELAAEFGVNRHAVREAVKRLQQARLVEVSHGGRTQVLDWRRTAGLELAVGIAAADSGPTVQDIARDALEMRACIGADAARLCALRCSARAAAEIAAAVEAHAQAGPDLADLDETYIAWWRLIVEGSGNIAYLLAFNSLVDGLIPVADVPADLGAGEILDVEAHRRLAGHITAREAQAAERLARELLTRGVPAAPRTRKGARR; encoded by the coding sequence ATGACCGAGGGACACATACGGCGCGAGGCGGTCTCCGACCAGCTCTTCGCCCTGCTGCGCGACAGGATTCTCGGCGGGGCGCTGCCGGCGGGCGGCGCGCTCACCGCCGAGCGGGAACTGGCGGCCGAGTTCGGGGTGAACCGGCACGCCGTACGGGAGGCCGTCAAACGCCTCCAGCAGGCCCGGCTGGTCGAGGTCAGCCACGGCGGCCGTACCCAGGTGCTGGACTGGCGGCGCACCGCCGGTCTGGAACTCGCCGTGGGCATCGCCGCCGCCGACAGCGGGCCCACCGTGCAGGACATCGCCCGCGACGCCCTGGAGATGCGGGCCTGTATCGGCGCGGACGCCGCCCGGCTGTGCGCGCTGCGCTGCTCCGCGCGGGCCGCCGCCGAGATCGCCGCGGCCGTCGAGGCGCACGCGCAGGCCGGTCCCGATCTGGCCGACCTGGACGAGACCTACATCGCCTGGTGGCGGCTGATCGTGGAGGGCTCCGGGAACATCGCCTACCTGCTGGCCTTCAACAGCCTGGTCGACGGCCTGATCCCGGTCGCCGACGTGCCCGCCGACCTCGGCGCGGGCGAGATCCTCGACGTCGAGGCCCACCGGCGCCTCGCCGGGCACATCACGGCCCGCGAGGCGCAGGCGGCCGAGCGACTGGCCCGCGAACTGCTGACCCGCGGCGTGCCCGCCGCGCCCCGCACCCGGAAGGGGGCCCGCCGGTGA
- a CDS encoding ferredoxin has product MQTVVDLTRCQGYAQCVFLAPDVFRLHGEESLLYAPAVPDDQVERVREAAAACPVQAILLGEEVNDGAR; this is encoded by the coding sequence ATGCAGACCGTTGTCGACCTCACGCGCTGCCAGGGCTACGCACAGTGCGTGTTCCTCGCGCCGGACGTGTTCCGGCTGCACGGCGAGGAGAGCCTGCTGTACGCCCCGGCCGTCCCCGACGATCAGGTCGAACGGGTCCGCGAGGCCGCGGCGGCCTGCCCGGTGCAGGCCATCCTCCTCGGGGAAGAGGTGAACGACGGTGCCCGATGA
- a CDS encoding NAD(P)/FAD-dependent oxidoreductase, with amino-acid sequence MPDDLTDGRIVVVGASLAGLRAAEALREQGFTGSLTVVGDEPHPPYDRPPLSKQVLLGVAPADSTGLPTRRDPEAQWVLGVRATGLDTLGKRVLLDNGESLPYDRVLIATGTRARPWPNPKEAALDGVCTVRTREDAAGLAARLDAGPRRVLVIGGGFTGSEIASACRERGLEVTVTERGPAPLVGALGGTLSKLAAVMQRGHGVDLRTGVTVTRLLGEKTFTGVELSDGNQVDADVCVVALGAVRNVEWLADSGLAAGPRGVACDAGCRAFTMYGIVTDDVFVAGDVSRFPHPLFGYQLLSLEHWGNAVTQAEVAAHNMVNPGPLRRPHLALPTFWSSQFGLNIKSVGVPTYSDHVVIAQGSLEARRLAMVYGYRGRVTAAVTVDMAKSLDYYQHLIETGAPFPPPPGAADRAIAAEIPIPSDVPDPSVLSHGPTVALTGYLPDRRLTVV; translated from the coding sequence GTGCCCGATGACCTCACGGACGGCCGGATCGTCGTCGTGGGCGCCTCGCTGGCCGGGCTGCGGGCCGCGGAGGCGCTGCGCGAGCAGGGTTTCACCGGCTCCCTGACCGTCGTCGGGGACGAGCCCCATCCGCCGTACGACCGCCCGCCGCTGTCCAAGCAGGTGCTGCTGGGCGTCGCACCGGCCGACTCCACCGGGCTGCCGACGCGCCGCGACCCCGAGGCGCAGTGGGTGCTCGGGGTGCGGGCCACCGGCCTGGACACGCTGGGCAAGCGGGTGCTGCTCGACAACGGGGAGTCACTGCCGTACGACCGGGTGCTGATCGCCACCGGGACCCGCGCCCGGCCCTGGCCGAACCCGAAGGAGGCCGCGCTGGACGGCGTCTGCACCGTGCGCACCCGGGAGGACGCGGCGGGGCTCGCGGCCCGGCTGGACGCGGGGCCCCGGCGGGTGCTGGTGATCGGCGGCGGGTTCACCGGCTCCGAGATCGCCTCGGCCTGCCGGGAACGCGGTCTGGAGGTCACGGTCACCGAGCGCGGCCCCGCGCCCCTGGTCGGCGCGCTCGGCGGCACCCTGTCCAAGCTCGCGGCCGTGATGCAACGCGGCCACGGCGTGGACCTGCGCACCGGGGTGACGGTGACCAGGCTGCTCGGCGAGAAGACCTTCACCGGCGTGGAGCTGTCCGACGGCAACCAGGTGGACGCTGATGTGTGCGTGGTGGCGCTCGGCGCGGTGCGCAATGTGGAGTGGCTGGCGGACTCCGGGCTCGCGGCGGGCCCGCGCGGGGTGGCCTGCGACGCCGGGTGCCGGGCCTTCACCATGTACGGCATCGTCACCGACGACGTCTTCGTGGCCGGCGACGTCTCCCGCTTCCCGCACCCGCTCTTCGGCTACCAGCTGCTGTCCCTGGAGCACTGGGGCAACGCGGTCACCCAGGCCGAGGTGGCCGCGCACAACATGGTCAACCCGGGACCGCTGCGCCGCCCGCACCTGGCCCTGCCGACGTTCTGGTCCTCACAGTTCGGGCTCAACATCAAGTCGGTGGGAGTGCCCACCTACTCCGACCACGTGGTCATCGCGCAGGGCTCCCTGGAGGCGCGCCGGCTCGCCATGGTCTACGGCTACCGGGGCCGGGTCACCGCCGCCGTCACCGTCGACATGGCCAAGTCGCTCGACTACTACCAGCACCTGATCGAGACCGGCGCGCCGTTCCCGCCGCCGCCGGGCGCCGCCGACCGGGCCATCGCGGCCGAGATCCCGATCCCCTCCGACGTACCGGACCCGTCGGTGCTGTCCCACGGCCCGACGGTCGCACTGACCGGCTATCTGCCGGACCGCCGGCTGACGGTGGTATAG